The Bacillus sp. FJAT-27916 genomic interval GCAATTGGGTATTTCGCAATCATTCCCATGAAGAAGCAGCCAACCGCTGCTGCAAGTGCTGTCGCAACGAATACAGCTCCGTGATCCATACGCATAGCATCAGGCAAGTTCTCGACATCTGCCAATGTCAGCTGCAATGGGTTGACGACTAGGATATAAGCCATCGCAAGAAAGGTTGTTAATCCCCCAATAAACTCTCGTTTGTAATTTGTGCCGAGTTCATCAAATTGAAAATATTTTTTCATTTCTCTTGTAACTCCCCTTCTCTTCATACCATCATGTTCATCTCTACGTTGTAATCGCCAAGAATACAAAACACCCCGAAACCATATCCGTTTCGGGGTGACAATAGGTAAGAGAATACACCCATAGTCCGGGTATATCATCATTTACTCGTAGTCAAGCCATTAACGGTAGCTCGGTAGAAACTTATGGGCCATATCCCCATGATTATACGAAGATTATTAAATTATGTGATTAGTTCTTTAGTATTGTAACAACATAATGACTGATGGTCAACAAAAAAACGAACGATTATATTATTTTTTTGCCTCTTTGTTCGCTTTTATCATTAAATGAGTACTTTCCAATCCCATCTGCTAGCAGAATCCGCTGAAATTGGCAGAAAATGTGCATGTTTGATCTTACTATATAAATAGATAAAGGGGTATAAAGTAGAGGGGGCGATTAAGATGAACGATTTCGTATTGGCAACAAGAAAACTGACAAAAGCATTCGGCAATCAGTTAGCAGTTAACGACGTGAATATACATGTGAAGCCCGGACATATATACGGCTTGATTGGCCGAAATGGGTCAGGGAAAACAACCATTATGAAGATGGTCTTAGGCCTATCGAAAAAGACAGATGGGGAGATTTTGATCTTCGGCAAGGCGCCGGAAAGAAATGCGCATGAGGTTTATCATCGAATTGGATCCACCATTGAAACTCCTGGTTTTTATCCAAATATGACAGCACGGGAGAATCTCGAGGTATTTGCCAGCCTAAGAGGAACCATTGATGACCAATCAATCAGAAAGGCTCTCCATACCGTTGAGCTCCCCTATGAGGACAAGAAGCATTTCTCCCAATATTCACTTGGGATGAAACAAAGGCTGGGCATCGCCAATGCCATCATGCACAATCCGGACTTCCTTATATTAGACGAACCGGCGAATGGGCTTGATCCGATTGGGATTGCGGATATAAGAAATCTGATTAAGTCACTAAGCCGCGATTATGGAAAGACCATTCTTATCTCAAGCCATCAACTGACGGAGATGGAACAAATGATTACACAGGTGGGGTTTATCCATAATGGTAAGCTCTTAAAAGAATGCGATTATGAAGACTTGCTAAAAAGACGAGGAAACTATATATCTGTCAAAACATCTGACATAAAAAAAGCATGCGCCATATTGAGGCAGCAATTAAATATAGATGACTATTCAGCAAAGGAAAATGGAGTAGTGGAAATCTTCGACCTGACTCATGACCCATCTGCCATAAACCGAGCGCTAATCATGGCGGAAGTAGATGTATCAGCAATCGGGCTAAAAACGAATGGACTGGAGGAGTATTTCTCCAGCCTGATAGGGAGTGGAGAACATGTGTAACGGAATACGTGCAGAAATTTTAAAGATAAGGCATGACAGAACATCTCTTATCTGTTCCGCTATCGCCCTGTGCGTCCCGCTTCTACTGATTATAAAAGAAAGATATATTCCGTCCTTAGACGATTATTTCAGCTGGCTCATGACAACCAACAGCCTTTATATATGGATATTCTCCGTCATGAGCAGTTTATTTATTACTTTTCTCATACAGCGAGAATACCAGGACCGTACAATCATCAATACATTGACCGCATATCCTTCCAGGTCATCTTTTATTATAAGTAAACTAAGCGTCTGGGCGCTTTGGTATGCAGTCACATGGATAGTGGCTTTGATAATAATATGTATTGGTTATAGAATATTGTATCCAGATGAGTTCGGGGCAGCAGGCATCAAGCTGACCATAGTGCTTCTCGCGAAAAGCGGGGCCTTAAGTTTCCTGGCATTTACCCCTCTATTATGGGTCGCCATTAAACAACGGACTTCCTTTTATCCATCAGTTTTGATGGGGCTTTTATTCACCGCTATCATGATGGCCGGCTCACAGGCATCAGGAAATATGATTTTAGTCGCATGCCTCATTCCATGGTCAGCCGTATCAATTGCGAGTCTGATTCCGGACATGACGAATGGTTATTTCATTGTTTCAGGAATCTCCATTGTCCTTTGCGCAGTAATCGGCATATTTTTAGCGATTTATGCTTTTTCACGGCAGGATCAGTAAACAAAAACTCCCTTTTATCTGTAATACGATACAGGTAAAAGGGAGTTTTGGGGGTTTTTATCCTATTCCCACTCGAAAATTTTACCCCTTCACTAAGCAAATTTAGTTAGGTGATATGGTGTCATTTGATTCGGATCACACGGATTACCTGATATCGATATCTTGCAAAAATGGTTCCTATCAAAATGATATCAACTATTCTGCTGACCATTGCTTTCTACATGCTACAAACTGGAATTTTGAAGTCTGACTGTGTCCTAAAAGTAGAGCAGTTTTATAATTTCTTCCGTGTCAAAAAGAATCCAATGATTGCCCCAATAAAGATAATCGGTGCAAACCTGACAAACAGCCATTCAAATGCGTGAAAAGTTACTCCGACAACGGCGGTTTCAGGGTCACTATAATTCCATTCTAAGTAAGGACTGTTCAATACGATTAAGACCGCTGAAATAATCACTATGACCACACACAATGAGATAAGCAGCCAATGAAACGTCTTTTTTCTCATAATCTTCCTCTGTGCGAGCTGCAAGTTTATAATCTCCAGTTTTTCGGAAATAGCTTTTACGTCATCAACCTTCGACTCAGTAACAGTTTCTCCAAGCAACGTACTCACCGGTGTTTCAAGCACCTCTGATATGGAAATCAACATATCAGAATCAGGAACTGACAATCCCTGCTCCCATTTAGAGATTGTTTGTCGCACCACATTCAGCTTGATAGCAAGTTCTTCCTGCGAAAGACCTTTTGATTTTCTGATTGCTTTAATATTTTCGTTTAACATTAGGGATAACCTCCTTTTCGGCCGTTACCACTAGTGTGTGGGAAACTGCCCGTTGCTACAAGCAACGCAAGTTAACATTGGCTTCATCTACTGGATTTCAAGATGAAAATATTGATTACATCCTTACAAACTCCGATTTGTCGAGTTATTTGCATGCATAATGATCATTCTCTTAAATATCAGAATCAAGTATGCCATAGATATAATAATCACACCATGTATTAACCATTTTTCCTTGCCGAATCATCCCTTCTCTTGTGAATCCGCATTTTTCTAGTATCCTTACAGAAGCAACATTTCGAACATCTACTTCTGCCCATAGTCGCTTAAGCTCTGTCTTTGTGAAGCAGAATTCAACTGTAGCCGCCAGAGCCTCGGTTCCATAACCTTTACCCTGCGACTTACTCGAAAGACGGATTCCTACAGAAGCCATGCGGTCCTTCTCTATCAGATATACCCATAGATCACCGATAACATTTCCAGACTCTTTCTCCTCGATACCTAGATGAAAACTCTTAGTTGGTTTTGCTTCCTTCTCAAACATAAGCTCCGGATTCTTCTCAGCCTTACTTGGGCCTTTGCCCCAGTAGGTGTAAAGAGATTTATCAGGCATCCATTCTCTCAAGGCCGGAACATCTGCTGCGGTCATCGATCTTATTACTAATCTATCTGTTTCAATAGTTGGTTTATGGAAAATATAATCTGCAAGCGCCATGAAGATTCCCCCTAAAAATTAAATTCCGATTCCCAGTCAAAATCACTGCTTTCCTCGTATGTCTTTGGCCATTGAGCGCCCGATACCTATATTCTACAAAGTATAATTTATACTTCAACCCATTTTAAAACAGCACCATATTTCTGGTATAGTGATTTTCAACTTCTGATCATTCTCACTGGTTTTAAAGGATACAACATATCAGAGCAGTATATTATGTCAAATCCAACTACAATAAAAAGCCCGCAGATAGTATGAACTACTGCGGACTTTACTATAATATCTGGGTCTTTTTTTCTATATCAGGTCTCCCTGATTGCTATCACCTTGCTATCATTTGAGCAAAACAGCATTCAGAAAGCCCGATATATCAAGGTTTCCAGCGTTTATTTGATTATTCCCATTCAATCGTCGCAGGCGGCTTAGATGTAATATCATACACCACGCGGTTGATGTGGTCGACTTCGTTTACGATACGTGTAGAGATTTTCTCAAGCACGTCCCATGGGATACGTGCCCAGTCAGATGTCATTCCATCGATGGAAGTGACGGCACGAATTCCGATTGTGTAGTCATATGTGCGCGCATCGCCCATAACGCCGACGCTGCGGATGTCAGGAAGTACGGTGAAGTATTGCCAAATGTCGCGGTCAAGTCCAGCTAGGCGGATTTCTTCACGAAGGATAGCATCAGATTCTCTGACGATTTCAAGCTTTTCTTCTGTTACTTCGCCAAGCACGCGGATTCCAAGACCTGGGCCTGGGAACGGCTGTCTCCAAACGATTTCATCTGGAATGCCCAGTTCTGTTCCTAGTGCACGAACCTCGTCTTTGAAGAGTGTGTTCAATGGTTCGATCAATTGGAATTGCATGTCTTCAGGAAGCCCGCCGACATTGTGGTGGGATTTGATTGTTTGCGCAGTTGCTGTACCACTCTCAATGATATCTGTATAGAGTGTACCTTGCGCTAAGTAATCAATACCTTCTAATTTAGTTGCTTCATCATCGAATACATAGATGAATTCGTTACCGATGATTTTACGTTTTTGTTCTGGGTCGCTGACACCAGCAAGCTTAGACATGAAGCGTTCTTTCGCGTCTACTTTGATAACGTTCATGTTAAAGCCTTCGCTGAAGGTTTTCATAACGCCTTCTGCTTCGCCTTTACGTAGAAGACCATGATCAACGAAGATACATGTCAATTGGTCACCGATGGCTTTATGGATCAATACAGCTACAACGGAGGAATCTACACCGCCGCTGAGTGCGCAAAGAACTTGCTTGTCCCCAACCGTTTGGCGGATTTTCTCCATTTCCATTTCGATGAAGTTGGCCATAGACCAGTCGCCTTTACAGCCACATGCGCCAAATACGAAGTTTTTAAGCAAGTCATTTCCGTATTCAGAGTGGCGTACTTCTGGATGGAATTGAACCGCATATAGCTGGCGGCTATCATCGCTCATTGCCGCAATCGGACATGATGGGTTCGTTGCATCGACCGCGAATCCTTCTGGTGCTGTTACAACATGGTCACCATGGCTCATCCATACTGTTTGATCTTCTGGAAGACCTTTGAACAAGACGGATTCATGGTTGACATGGATGTCAGATTTGCCGTACTCACGCTTGCTGGCACGCTCTACCTTCCCGCCGAAGTGCTGTGTCATTAATTGCATGCCATAGCAAATACCCATGACTGGAATGCCCAAATCAAAGATGCGTTCATCACAAGAGAGAGCCGTTTTATCATAAACGCTGTTTGGCCCTCCGGAGAAAATAATTCCTTTCGGATTCAATTTCTTGATCTCATCAACGGTGATAGTGTGCGGGTGCAGTTCACTATACACACCGAATTCACGAATTCTCCGCGTGATTAACTGATTATACTGGCTTCCAAAATCAAGGACGACAACCATTTCCTGAATTGGAAGATCTGTTGTTTCTACCATTGCTTTCACCTCATTAGATAGTTTAGATCGGTTAATGTAAGCAATTAATCATCCTAAGGGGATGATCCATCCCTTAATCCTCCCATTCGTCCTAACAAAAGCATCAGGCATTAGCCGGTGCAGAAACGAATTCCCATATATCCTCATCAAAGCCGCTCTCGCATTCAATCATGCTCTAGACCGAGCAAGTTGAATAAAGAAAAACTAGAATCCCCATAATACGCCTGCAGAATTCTAGTAGTCATTTATATTCTTCCCTCATAGTCAAATCATTTATCCGGTGATTTGGTATGAACTTTCGAACCTTATTTCCGAAATTATATGAAGGGTTTGGATGCTGTGTAATATTAACCTCGCATAATTGTAACAGTGAGTGAAAAGAGAGGTCAAGCAATTGTTTTCAAAATCATCTTTTCCCACGTTTTTTCATACTCCTGCCATTCTGCCATAGAACCTGCCCCCGAATAAAGAATACGCTCGTATTCCGCTGTCAGTATCTTCATCTCAACGGTCCCAAAGAATTGGTCCACATATCGCGCATACTCGCGCAAGGTCTGTCCCTCTTGCCGCTTAATCCCGAAGCGGGCCAATTCAGCAAGCAAGCGCAGATAGGCTTTCGAGAATCTCTCGTCTGATTTGGACCGTTTATAATAGATTACCCAAAGACGCGGAACCCATTTACCCCTAAAGCGATAGATAATCGCAGTCAAAATCCCTAATGCAAGCACACTGCCCGCAACGGCTTTCCACGATTCCTTCAAGAAATCAACCATTGAAGCCAGGTCAAAGGATTTGTCTGTGCCGCCGCCTTCATCCGAACGCTCAGGGACAGTCGTTCTCTCTTCTTCTTGCCGCTCTGTTTCTTCTGTCTCATTTTGTTCTTGTTCCTGTTGTTCAAATGTCTCCAGGAAACGCGCTTCCGGATTAAAGCCTTTCGTCGGCTCAAACGGCACCCAGCCCGTGTTCGGGAAGAAGACTTCCGGCCATGAATGAGCATTATTATTTGTCACTTCATACACTGTGCCTCCCACAGCACTATCATAGGTTGATAACCCGGCTGTATACCCTTTTACCCAGCGCGTCGGTATTCCTAATGAACGGAGCAGGACAACCATCGAAGTTGAGAAATTATCACAATAGCCGATATTTGTCTCAAACAGAAATTGGTCAACATAGTCTTGACCTTCAGCTGGATAAGCGACTCCAGCCTGACTGTACGTAAACTTCTCTCCCCGTAAATATTCCTCAATTGCTTTGACTTGGTCATAAACAGAATCTGACTCTGCATTCTCAGAGACAATCTCAAAAGCCAAATCCCTTACTCTCTCCGGCAGCGAAGAAGGCAATTGTGTATATTCACCTAAATACGACTCGTCATAATCCTCCCTCCCATTCGCTCTCAAGGCATCCAAATAGAAGGTCGGACTCATGAAGGCAATACTGATCTCTTCAATCCGCTCCCCCTCAACACCTTCCTCTTCATATGGCGTTATGCGCGATGTTCCCTCAGAATAGAGTAATTCCTGCGGGTCTTCATCTCCATTCACGGAAATGCTTTGGATATACATCGGATCTGGATAAGGTATATGTCCATGGTCAATTTCAACATCAAGTTCGGCTATTGACTCGTTATTCTCCAGTTCTCCAATATAATCATACAAACCAATATTCTCATCATCATAATATATGGCCTCTGCAGTATTACTTCTGCTGCTTAACCAGCCCTTACCCGTATAGACGGTCTTATGCTCAACCTTCCAATTGGTTCGAACTGGCGACTTTGCGGTAAACACGACTGAATTATCGCCAATGAAGTCTCCGCCGAGCTTCTGATCATTCACTCCATACCCAATCCGCTTACGGTCAGACCCATACTTTTCTGAGGTTGATTTAATGAAAGCAACCGGGTCCGGCCAAATAGCCTGCGGCTTCGGCGCTGCAAAGCCAACCAATACACCTAAGGTAATCATGCCCGCAAGCGCAGAAACCCAGATACCCATTTTCTTTATTGAATAAGGGAGGCCATGCTGGGTAAAGAGACGAATCAGCGCCAATGCACCGAGCACGGCAAAACCACAAATGACAAGCCGAACAATTGCCCCATCCCCATCATAGGGTGTGAAGGTATCAAGCACCGTCACGTACAAGAAGGTCAGGAACAGGAACAAAAAGAGGCGCTGCTTTACCATTACCCAATAATGAAGGAGATAGCAGAGCATCCATATAATCAGAAGGAAAAGGAACGTTCGGAATCCAGGTGTCAGACCATCCAAATCTGCTGTGAATGAATCCCGGATTCCATCTGCCAGATCAACAAAGAGCAGCCGAAGCCAGCTCTCATCCTCCATCATTGTAAGAGCCCGGTAATGGAGCATATATAAGCAAATGCTCATATAAAAGAACGAGACCGGTACAGTCCACTTCCATGATACTTTAAAGGCATAAAGTACAACGAGGAGGGCTGCATAGACGATGAAATAACCCATATTGGATGTGTCAGTTACCTCTTCAACCGGCCTAAGCCATTCCAAGAAAAGCAGGAATGTAAAGAAGAATAAAAGAAGGCGTATACCAGCATGCATTTGATTGATCATCGTCTCCCCAGCTCCTTCCATACATTCCACTCACTCTTGTCGCGAACGATAGATATATTTACCCCATGATTCGCCGCATAATAATATGCATCCTCTTCAGACTTCTCCATTTCCCTCTTCGCATCCTGCTGAAAGAACAAAATAGTCAAGGGGCGCTTCCCATCGGATAGACGTGTATAGGCTTGCACCATTGATATATTCAGTTCTGAGGTAATGAAGATTAATGAAGCATGCTCAGGAATCGACCGGTTCGGAGGAGCGTAAGCAGACTCCCCTATCTCCAATGCCTGCAGACGTGCCAGGAAATGCAAGATATGCTCACGATGCACTTTGCCCTCTTTCACCTCAATCAATTGATCATGGTCCCCCCTGGCCCAGATTCCAACACGCATTCCCTTCTCAAGCACAGCCTCTGCCAAGGATGCTGTAAAGGTGACCATCTCCTCGAATACATGGTACTCACTAATGCTATTAATCATCAGGAAACTATCACTGCTATGATTCTCCTCAAAATTCTTTGATTTGAGGCCCACTCCCTTTGCACTCGATTTCCAATCAATCGTGACCATGCGATCGCCAGGCTCATAATCCCGAATACCTGACACCATCGACGTCTCTTGCCTGTGCTTATACAGATTGGTACGCTGCCCATACTCATATTCGCTCTTAAACTGGCGGATTGAAAGCTGGACAGTTCTAGGCAGAACGAGTACTGTCTCTTGCGCTTTCACTACCCGCTCCTTCTCTACTATTCCAAGCAGGTCACCAGTACGCAGAACGATATCGGAGAACTCATGCTCCCCGCGCGCCAGATTCTTTAATGTATAAGAAAGCTCATACTCTCTCTTGAAACCGATGAAAACCAGTGCATTCTTCTTTGCACTGCCAGATGAAATATCAAGATTTCTCGGAAGTAACTCTTCCACGCTTATGTACAAGATTGGCACCGCATACTGTCGTTTGAGGAGAATCCGCATCTCTAACGAATCACCCGCACGAAGCGCACCATCCCCTGCTATCCGTTCAACATGAAAATCATTTAATGGATAAAGAAGAATGACTAAGGCATACACACCAAAGGGGAGGAAGCTGTAAAAGAGGAACCAACTGACAAACCCTCCTTGGAACATCGCATAAGAAAAGGTCAATGCCAGCAAAAACACGAGCATAATCAGCTTCGACCATTTCTCCAATCGTAAACGGAGCTTCTTCATCGTTAATTCACTTGCCTTTGTACGGGTACAGGTGTCTTTGCCATAATCTCATTAAGGACGGCCCCTGCATCAATTCCTTCATAAAGAGCTTCAGATTTCATGATAATCCGATGACTGCATACATAAGGAATGAGATGCTGTACATCATCTGGAAGGCAATAATTACGTCCATGTATAAAGGCCCAAGCTTGAGAGGCTCTCATCAAGGCGATGGAACCACGTGGACTTACTCCTAAATACACCCGTTTATCATTACGGGTTTTTGTCATCAGGTCGACAATATACCTGGCAATCGATTCATCAACAAAGACGCTCTGTACCTCCTCCTGCAGGTCTGCCATCTCCTTCAATGAAATGACCGGCTCCAAGCTGTCTGTAGAAGCCTGCATCCGCGCATTCATCAGGATAACCACCTCATCACCCCTATCAGGATAACCCATTCTCGTTTTAATCAAAAAGCGGTCAAGCTGAGCTTCCGGCA includes:
- a CDS encoding helix-turn-helix domain-containing protein — encoded protein: MLNENIKAIRKSKGLSQEELAIKLNVVRQTISKWEQGLSVPDSDMLISISEVLETPVSTLLGETVTESKVDDVKAISEKLEIINLQLAQRKIMRKKTFHWLLISLCVVIVIISAVLIVLNSPYLEWNYSDPETAVVGVTFHAFEWLFVRFAPIIFIGAIIGFFLTRKKL
- a CDS encoding ABC transporter ATP-binding protein; the protein is MNDFVLATRKLTKAFGNQLAVNDVNIHVKPGHIYGLIGRNGSGKTTIMKMVLGLSKKTDGEILIFGKAPERNAHEVYHRIGSTIETPGFYPNMTARENLEVFASLRGTIDDQSIRKALHTVELPYEDKKHFSQYSLGMKQRLGIANAIMHNPDFLILDEPANGLDPIGIADIRNLIKSLSRDYGKTILISSHQLTEMEQMITQVGFIHNGKLLKECDYEDLLKRRGNYISVKTSDIKKACAILRQQLNIDDYSAKENGVVEIFDLTHDPSAINRALIMAEVDVSAIGLKTNGLEEYFSSLIGSGEHV
- a CDS encoding ABC transporter permease yields the protein MCNGIRAEILKIRHDRTSLICSAIALCVPLLLIIKERYIPSLDDYFSWLMTTNSLYIWIFSVMSSLFITFLIQREYQDRTIINTLTAYPSRSSFIISKLSVWALWYAVTWIVALIIICIGYRILYPDEFGAAGIKLTIVLLAKSGALSFLAFTPLLWVAIKQRTSFYPSVLMGLLFTAIMMAGSQASGNMILVACLIPWSAVSIASLIPDMTNGYFIVSGISIVLCAVIGIFLAIYAFSRQDQ
- a CDS encoding DUF4129 domain-containing transglutaminase family protein codes for the protein MEGAGETMINQMHAGIRLLLFFFTFLLFLEWLRPVEEVTDTSNMGYFIVYAALLVVLYAFKVSWKWTVPVSFFYMSICLYMLHYRALTMMEDESWLRLLFVDLADGIRDSFTADLDGLTPGFRTFLFLLIIWMLCYLLHYWVMVKQRLFLFLFLTFLYVTVLDTFTPYDGDGAIVRLVICGFAVLGALALIRLFTQHGLPYSIKKMGIWVSALAGMITLGVLVGFAAPKPQAIWPDPVAFIKSTSEKYGSDRKRIGYGVNDQKLGGDFIGDNSVVFTAKSPVRTNWKVEHKTVYTGKGWLSSRSNTAEAIYYDDENIGLYDYIGELENNESIAELDVEIDHGHIPYPDPMYIQSISVNGDEDPQELLYSEGTSRITPYEEEGVEGERIEEISIAFMSPTFYLDALRANGREDYDESYLGEYTQLPSSLPERVRDLAFEIVSENAESDSVYDQVKAIEEYLRGEKFTYSQAGVAYPAEGQDYVDQFLFETNIGYCDNFSTSMVVLLRSLGIPTRWVKGYTAGLSTYDSAVGGTVYEVTNNNAHSWPEVFFPNTGWVPFEPTKGFNPEARFLETFEQQEQEQNETEETERQEEERTTVPERSDEGGGTDKSFDLASMVDFLKESWKAVAGSVLALGILTAIIYRFRGKWVPRLWVIYYKRSKSDERFSKAYLRLLAELARFGIKRQEGQTLREYARYVDQFFGTVEMKILTAEYERILYSGAGSMAEWQEYEKTWEKMILKTIA
- a CDS encoding DUF58 domain-containing protein, giving the protein MKKLRLRLEKWSKLIMLVFLLALTFSYAMFQGGFVSWFLFYSFLPFGVYALVILLYPLNDFHVERIAGDGALRAGDSLEMRILLKRQYAVPILYISVEELLPRNLDISSGSAKKNALVFIGFKREYELSYTLKNLARGEHEFSDIVLRTGDLLGIVEKERVVKAQETVLVLPRTVQLSIRQFKSEYEYGQRTNLYKHRQETSMVSGIRDYEPGDRMVTIDWKSSAKGVGLKSKNFEENHSSDSFLMINSISEYHVFEEMVTFTASLAEAVLEKGMRVGIWARGDHDQLIEVKEGKVHREHILHFLARLQALEIGESAYAPPNRSIPEHASLIFITSELNISMVQAYTRLSDGKRPLTILFFQQDAKREMEKSEEDAYYYAANHGVNISIVRDKSEWNVWKELGRR
- a CDS encoding AAA family ATPase, which translates into the protein MQETTNPTIQKIIQNVENVIIGKTEVAKLSLVALLAKGHLLLEDVPGVGKTMLVKALAKSIQADYKRIQFTPDLLPSDVTGISIYNPKEHEFMFRPGPIMGNIILADEINRTSPKTQSALLEAMEEHRVTVDGVTHRLDSPFFVMATQNPIEYEGTYSLPEAQLDRFLIKTRMGYPDRGDEVVILMNARMQASTDSLEPVISLKEMADLQEEVQSVFVDESIARYIVDLMTKTRNDKRVYLGVSPRGSIALMRASQAWAFIHGRNYCLPDDVQHLIPYVCSHRIIMKSEALYEGIDAGAVLNEIMAKTPVPVQRQVN
- a CDS encoding GNAT family N-acetyltransferase translates to MALADYIFHKPTIETDRLVIRSMTAADVPALREWMPDKSLYTYWGKGPSKAEKNPELMFEKEAKPTKSFHLGIEEKESGNVIGDLWVYLIEKDRMASVGIRLSSKSQGKGYGTEALAATVEFCFTKTELKRLWAEVDVRNVASVRILEKCGFTREGMIRQGKMVNTWCDYYIYGILDSDI
- the guaA gene encoding glutamine-hydrolyzing GMP synthase, encoding MVETTDLPIQEMVVVLDFGSQYNQLITRRIREFGVYSELHPHTITVDEIKKLNPKGIIFSGGPNSVYDKTALSCDERIFDLGIPVMGICYGMQLMTQHFGGKVERASKREYGKSDIHVNHESVLFKGLPEDQTVWMSHGDHVVTAPEGFAVDATNPSCPIAAMSDDSRQLYAVQFHPEVRHSEYGNDLLKNFVFGACGCKGDWSMANFIEMEMEKIRQTVGDKQVLCALSGGVDSSVVAVLIHKAIGDQLTCIFVDHGLLRKGEAEGVMKTFSEGFNMNVIKVDAKERFMSKLAGVSDPEQKRKIIGNEFIYVFDDEATKLEGIDYLAQGTLYTDIIESGTATAQTIKSHHNVGGLPEDMQFQLIEPLNTLFKDEVRALGTELGIPDEIVWRQPFPGPGLGIRVLGEVTEEKLEIVRESDAILREEIRLAGLDRDIWQYFTVLPDIRSVGVMGDARTYDYTIGIRAVTSIDGMTSDWARIPWDVLEKISTRIVNEVDHINRVVYDITSKPPATIEWE